The Nicotiana tomentosiformis chromosome 2, ASM39032v3, whole genome shotgun sequence genome includes the window ataactattacataaccatactatctactacaaaaaataaaaattaaaatatttacatctctacagattcatcaccgatcacatgacttgtttctccttccgggagtgcaaagtaatcagctatatccaaatgcatgaagtctaaattatattcagaaataaaatttgcttcagcatttttctcggtcttcttcagggaggcttgatacaactCAACCGgatgctttggcgtacgacatgtacgtgaccagtgccattttcctccacatctatagcatgtatTCTGCGTTTGCTACTTGCACCGCTTCatacttttgttccttccttttccactgctggtggtgaggatggttctttggtgcattattattaccatgattagtaTTTCTTCCctgaccacggccatgaccacgactggggccacgtcctcttccacgcttagtttggtggaagttcgtctcatttacttcagggaatggacaagaaccagtaagtcggctttcatggtttttcattaataacccattatgttgctcggctacaagaagatgtgagataagttcataatactttttgaatcccatctctcgatattgctgctgcaggagcatgttcgaggcatgaaaagtggtgaaagttttctccaatatatcatgatcagtaatattattaccacataattttaattggaaaataattctgaacataacagaattatactcactgatagatttaaaatcttgtagccttagatgagttcAATCATAACGTGCATGTGAAAGAACGActatcttcaggtggtcatatctatctttcaaattatcccacagtatgactggatctttaacagtaagatattccattttcagacCCTCaacaaggtgatggcgtaggaatatcattgctttggtacgatcttggtttgatgcctgatttttgtccttgatggtgtctgtcagacccatcgcatcaagatgaatttcggcatcaagcacccaagatatGTAGCTtctgcccgatatatccagggctacaaattcaagtttagaaagatttgacattatttagaaaaaaaaaagttcgtacctgtgatactttcaaagtatttgctcgagatgcagagtctcgtgttgataacgtgttataaaataaagactgtaaagtaaagacaagtatagggagaaactgatatattattcaaacttcaaacttttgtacataatgaactgaaaactcctctatttatagaagaaaggaagcagctgcgaggcttttcaggaagcaactGCAATGCTTTTCTTTAGTTGCTTGTAAGCTGtatgcatgagctgcttgcaacctgtctgtttaataagaagctgttgcaaatcatttcattaagctgcttgcaacctgcctgcatcagctgcttgtagataaacttcaatagagtactaaatggataatctttttcaggaagattatctatatcggagtaataaatggacattcacaatataattattttcataacaataataatattgtttctttttttttgggcTGGGAAGTTTTTGTCATAATGTGTGACCAAATAATTTGAAAATGTGTTCTCAGATTCGTTCATTTTTTTGTGAGAGTTCGTAACATCATGTTCTTTTATCTAAACAAAAAATAAAGATCGTTTTTGTTAATTATGATTCACGAACAATAGCTCGTCTTGGGATGATATTTTCTCATTCTTCacttcttttattattggtctctctctctctctctctctctctctctctctctctctctctctctctctctctctaagaaAAAGTCGCATAGTACACACACTATTTTAATTGTTTTTCAAGACAAACTAACCTCATGCTTTGTTATCAAAACATTTTATTACCAAAGTCCCATAAACTTGCTCCCTCTCCCTATCCTACAGTTTAATTTTAACAATTTAATTAAATGGAATTAAAATCCAAATCATTTATCTATTTAAATAATACTAGCTGTAGAATAGTTTAAAATAATTTGCACTAAAAAACGCAAACCGCTGCTAAACTATAAATAAAAGTGTTTCTTAAATGTTTGATCAACCAGAAAATTTCACTCTTTCAAAATTATTGTCATTGGGGaaaaattcttttcaaaataagtagATCCCTAAGTTTGGGCAAACAGATTTCAATTCGACTAAACGAACCCTTCCCTGATGTGCTACATTTTGATGTTAGCAGTATCATATTAAATTATAAACATTCTAGACAAGTGATTAGATCACTtgctaattaaaaaaaaaaaaaacttgatcAAGTCAAAGTACTCTCCCCCCTTTCGCCCCTATTGACTTCAGATCCACTTCCACAAAGTTGTTCATTTCCCATATTCTCACATCTAAAAGACATTGACATATGTCATAATTCCTAGTAAACCCTATAAAAGCAAAGCAACAGACTGCAtatataaagaaagaaagattagCAGCTAATTTCCAACATCAGATTTTCTTGAATAAAACAAAGTTGAATCATTTGATATGTTGCTATTATTACAATATATGTGGTATTCTAACTTCTTTGCCATTATTAACGTTAAAAGATCTCCAGGGAATTCAAATTCTTAAGCAGTTCTTTCTTTGGATAGAAGTATTCCAGAGTTACACTTTGCTAAAACAAAGCTTAATCCAACAGAATACTTCAGAGGGAAGGAAGATTTTCACAGGCGACTCTTTTGCCTTAATGGTGCAGGCTTGAAACTGGCAAGACCGGTAATTTCTCTACCTGTTACCAACGTGTTGATATCGTAAGTACCTTCATACGTATAGATGGGCTCCAAATCGCAAAATGCCTACACGCCAAGATTGAAATGGAAACCATGAGAGCATAATAAAGTAAGCTGCAAGCATAAAATGAGATCTCTACATGATTTACGAGTGAAATTTCATAGCGCTAAATGTTCCATGATTTGTATCTAACAGGGCAGGGAGCATTGGATATTGTTCACAAACCTTTGCGACTAAAAAGTCAGCCAAGATTCCGTTGCCACCTAGTAATTCCCGTCCAAGAGAAACTGTCTCCCTCGCCCTCAAGGTAATCCATGACTGAAACAAACAATTTGTTACTTTAGTCCTAAAGGGCACGTATCAAACATTTAATAATGTGAAGAAAGAGGTCTTACTTTCCCCAAACTTGCATGGCCAGGAGTCATTTTACCACTCTCGTACAGCTTGCAAAGCCGCCAACCAACAAGAATCATTGCCTGAATGTTGCCCAACATCTGAACCAATTTCTGTTGGTTGAGCTGGAAAGCAGCCAATGGAGCTCCAAACTGCTTCCTCTCCTTCAAGTACCTTGCAGTTTCACGGAGAATTTAGCCAACATGAAAGGCTGAAAAAGGGAAATCTAGAATAACATTGACAAAGGAGAGGGGATAATGGAAAGCTCATACAAGTTCTTACGGTGAGCGATATGGTTAAAAAGCTCATAGGAACTAACATCTATTTACTTTCACAGAGGGTTTTGCATCATTCTCATTGGTTAGTCTAAAAACTTCCACGTTATTAGACTTGTTGAAGACATATTAAGCAATTAAAAATGTTTTCCCTCTATcagcttaagcttttagatgaaCGGTCACACACTTCGACATGGTATTAAAGCACAGGTCCTAGGTTGGACTCTCACCTCTATCTATTATCAAAAAGAATTTCCACGTGCTTGACTCATGAAAAAATCAAACCCGCACGTAAGGAGCGTGTTGAAGATACAATTAAGTAATTAAGACTGTGTTTCTCTATCATCTTAAGCTTTTAGATGGTCACACACTTTGATAAGACTGTCTCGGTTAAAGAACAATGAATATCAGTAAAGTTACATGACAAATCATCTGTTATACTGTGAGACTACAATATGCAATTGTCTGGAGAAAGGAGTCGATCAAAGGAATCTTGGATTGAGGAAGGCTAAGTACTTATTTTTCTACTACGGAACAACACAGAATACCAGTCTCAAAACTCAGCTTCCTTACCTTACTAAATAATAATTAGGTCAAAGTCCATGATCTGAAGCATGTCACAACAACTTCCATTTTATGATAAAACAAAAACTGATGAGCTTCTCTATTGTTACCTGTGACACATATCATAAACACCCATTGTAATGCCAATAGGCTGCCATGCAACCATGACACGTGATACCGCAAGCACCTGTTCAAGGAAAGAGAAAGATAGTGAAACAATAACCCAACTATCAGCTAGCTAAATCAATCACCAATATCAAACCAACTACATTAAAATAAACAATTATTGTAGACTAAAACGCATCAAAACAAAAGGAAAACAAGATGTGAGCAAAATTGGAGAGTGGAGAAGAGCGATTTGGGTGGATGTGAGGCAACACCCCTTATATTTCAGGGGTGTTGCCTACAGATCAACCGCATCAACACCCCTCCAATTCTAGTTCTGTTttatgtttctttttattttttcgcTCCTTTTTCCATAGGGGTAGGATGCACTCTGTTTGATAAGTAAGCAATGGAAACATTAACTAAATTGGAGATGTACAATATCATGTTTAGATGAAGATGAAAATCTATGCACATAATGAATATGTAGATAAGTTCATTAGATAGACCAAAGCTTGTGAGCCAATATAAAATCTCCCAAAAAAATTGTCTTTTGCTCGAAGCAAATTAGCAACAAAGCTGAGGTGCACTATTTGTCGCATGTACAACGTCTTTTGGCATGTATGATTGATTATCAACAGCAAATAAAGCACCCCGGCGATATTATGTACCTTGTTTGTATCCTGGAAAGAATTGACACCAGGTAGTCTATCCTCATCAGGGACAAAAACTTTCTTTAAGAGAATGTCTCCATTTTGAACCATCCGTAGTCCGATTTTGTTTTCTATTTTAGTAGCTTGCAATCCTGGAGCATCCTTATTTACTATGAAACTGAGACCAAGGCAAAAACCAATAGTGAGAAACAAACTAAGATGGTCAAGAGGGAGGATGAAAGGGAAGGTCTACGTTCATGTGAAGGGACAGAGAGAAATCCATAGCAAAAGTCATTTTATTCACATAACTACGATGCAGAGTCATATTCCACGAGATAATTCGTATGATCCTAAGTTACCAGCGCAACTAACATTATATAGAAACAGTATGTTGGTACTTACCCGTTTATCTGGTTTGTGGATGTATTTCTAGCAAAAATAACCAGTATATCTGCAAAAGTTGCATTTCCTATCCAACGCTTTTGCCCTTCAAGGATCCAACCTCCTTCAACCTATCATTTAGAATCAGGAAGATAACAGAATTTCCAAAAGAATATTTAGCAACCTTTTcctaaattaaaaagaaaatcaaattcaGAACAGCATAGAAATTGAAGATTGAATTTAAAATGCAGAATCTAGACCTTTCTCGCAGTTGTCCCTAAAGCACTTGCATCACTTCCATTGTCCGGCTCAGTTAGCCCCTAAGTTCAAAGAGACAGAGATTACAAACTTATGTTTGGTAACTGCAGATATAAATGCTGAAGAAAATACCATAACAAAAGTTTCTTACCCAACAAGCTATAGTGTTAAGTTCAGCCAATGACGGCAAGTACTTCTGCTTTTGCATTTCGGACCCACATAGCCCTATTCTTGACAAACCAACAAGGTATAATTAGTTCACCTCATATCGACATAAACCGTATATCTCAGAGATGTCTATTTCTTGAGTTAATAGTAATGGAATGATTCCATACTATAAAATAAAGAATATCTCCCGCCAAAAGATCAGTCGACTAATACCACTCTCTGGTAAATAGAGCTATACTTTCGACAAACAACGTGTCTACAAAGCAAAAAGGATACACAGCAGCAATTTTCAAACAATAACAAGACTTACCAATGGTGAGCATTGCTAAAGATGAATGCACCAAAATGAATGTAGAGCAGCTTGCATCAACTCTGGCAACTTCTGCTGCAGCAACGGCACTACCAGTAACTGAGAAACCTGGACAACCATACCCCTAAAGCCACAAGTAAGTAGATTGCTCATTGACGCTCAAAGTGATAAGATATAAATATTTGTCAATCTCTAAAGCACCTTGATAGTGCCGCCAGCAATGTGCAAGGCACCAAGTTTTGGAATGACTTCAAAAGGAAACTCTGCCTTCTCCCAGTACTGTTCAGAAACATTAAAAAGGGGTTCATTTTTAAGTGCATCTATATCACTAAAAGATTTGCTCAGAAGATGTGAGACTTGAAGCATTAAGGATATATCTTTGTTTTCTACCCACAACATTAGCAATTACTGTAATAACGGAATCCAAAAAGATATTAGCACATCCAACAAATACAGAGAACAAAGGAAATACCTTCGTCATTATAGGAGCAACCTCTTTCTCCATGCATTCCCTCACTTTCATTCTAATGGCTTGCTCCTCAGGAGTTAACAGATCGTCAAACTGAAAATAGTCTGAAGCTGTAAACATCACAGTCAGCGCAATGACCCCGCAGAATAAGGAGGCAAAGATAGAAAGCAACAACGTTTTTTCTTCTATCacataaattatttttagaaATAGCACACCCATAAAAAACTAGTAGAAGTACAATCTGGCCAAAATAGGAGACTTTATTACATACAAATAAGCACATCAAGCAATTTATTACATTCTTGAAAAGAGTGGAGACTTTGTATATTCAAGTGATAAACAGAGTAAGTAAATATACAAATAGAATCAGGTTTCGATCTTACTGCATGTAGGAAAGTTGGAGGCTGGAGTTGCTTGAGGAAATGCAACAGAAACATCCAATGCTGGCATATCAAAATAGGAGCTTTTTGCCTCTTTCTGCATTTTCGCTGCATCGTGATCAATGTTCGTCCTCAATCAAACGACTCATAGGAGAACTACGTACATACAAAACCAAACactcataaaaataaaaagaactcTTTGCCTAGTACACTTCGTCCTTTGTAATATACTCCATCCATTTCAGTTTATGTGACACTATTTCCGTATTTAaaccgttccaaaaagaatgacacatttttatatttgtaaataatTAACCTTAAACTTCTCTTACCATTACTGAGAAACTTTTtagccacacaaatgttatgCCAAGTTTAAGCCTATAAGTTTCATAAGTtatatagccacacaaatattatgacatATTTAAGGTGACGAGTTTCAAAGgtcttcctttctttcttaaactccatgtCGGTCAAACtatgtcacataaattgaaacggagggagtaattccTTAACAAACGAGTCAAAGCCGGACTAAATAAGGGATTCCCTTATTGATTTGTAAAGGTATAGTTTATTTAATAGGGAAAAACTACACCTAGTAGTCCAACTAAATCAGCCTCAACTCATAAGCTAAAAACAAATGAGGAGGAGATCAAACATGTACAGTCTAAATATATTAAAATTCAAATACTTAATGGCCAATTTTCCAGATTCTACAAATTCCTCAGTTTTATTCACCATTCAAAGATTAAAAGTGTAGCCCAATTAACTAGGAAAATAATATCCCCCTTCCCCCACAAAGAAATTTTCAAAGTTTAAATCTTGAACCTTTTTCTTAGCTATTCTATTTCCGAAACAAATCATAAAGGAaaccaaaaattaatttttatatatttatgtttatctGATCCAATCTGAATGCAACTCAGAAGCAACTAACtaaaaatttcaaaagaaaaagaTACACCATTGAAATCTAACAAATTACTATTAATGCGTAAATAGTAACATAGTGATTGAGTTAAagaataaattaaagaaaaatccTCGAAAATTCAGAAGAAGAAAAAACTGCACCTTGATATTTGGATGATGAACTTTGACGGAGTAAAGCAGATTAAGATGCAGTCAGCTGTTGAAGAAACGAACAAGAAGAAGCAGTAGAAGATATGAAACTAAAATTGATTAGAGTGGCACGTAGTTCTAGGTGGATTTAAATGCACGTCAGAAACAAGAATACGTCCAGTGCCAAAtcactctttttcttttttttcgttttttcCTATAAAGTATCCGCTCTTTTTCTTTATATGGAAAAAAGTACTCATCCAATAAAATAAATTTCTTGTTATACTCATATTATTTATTTAGtacttattttaaattatttttttaaatttaataaaatatacattaattactataaatattataataaattatatatttaatttatttctttttaaggagtatgaaaaattaaaatgtgaCACGTAAAAGTGAACGGAGCGAGTACAAGTGTACAACTAATAAGAAATTTAATTATACATAGCGCATGACGTACAACATGTTGTTGCCTTGTGGGCTGTGGATAATAATGACAGAGACCATATCCGTCCACTTTGGATAATACTCTATAAGATTTTAGTAAGTTTTGGTGGCCCAATAAATTTAAGAcccataattaatatttaattaatgaacaAATCTCATCCGTCCGATCGGTTACTTGATGACGTATCGAATTAAATGAGATCCTCTATAAATTGGCCCTCTCCACACCCATTAGAGTTACCGTATTTTATTTTCTCTCTTCCATCACTAAAGT containing:
- the LOC104114374 gene encoding acyl-coenzyme A oxidase 4, peroxisomal, whose product is MQKEAKSSYFDMPALDVSVAFPQATPASNFPTCTSDYFQFDDLLTPEEQAIRMKVRECMEKEVAPIMTKYWEKAEFPFEVIPKLGALHIAGGTIKGYGCPGFSVTGSAVAAAEVARVDASCSTFILVHSSLAMLTIGLCGSEMQKQKYLPSLAELNTIACWGLTEPDNGSDASALGTTARKVEGGWILEGQKRWIGNATFADILVIFARNTSTNQINGFIVNKDAPGLQATKIENKIGLRMVQNGDILLKKVFVPDEDRLPGVNSFQDTNKVLAVSRVMVAWQPIGITMGVYDMCHRYLKERKQFGAPLAAFQLNQQKLVQMLGNIQAMILVGWRLCKLYESGKMTPGHASLGKSWITLRARETVSLGRELLGGNGILADFLVAKAFCDLEPIYTYEGTYDINTLVTGREITGLASFKPAPLRQKSRL